From the genome of Thauera chlorobenzoica:
CGGCGCTGCTGGGGCTGGCGGTGAATCTGACGGCAGGCAGCTTCAAGAAGTATCTGTAACGCCTCTCGTACCGCAATGGCGATGCCATCAATCCGGGCCGCCCTGAGTTCCTATTGTTTGCAGCACGCACCGCTGACCCTCGCCACGATCACGCCATTGCTGATCTGACGAGGAAGGTGCGATGGAGCATTCACTTCGATCCCGCGCCGCCGGCCGTGGCGCGCTGATCCTTCCGTTGCTGGCCTTTGCGGGGACGGTGGGCGCGCTGCCTTTGAACGCATGGGCCGACACGCCCATGCAGCGCCAGGAACTGAGCGCCGCCCTGCGGCAGGTTCAAGCTCTGGAACGCCTGATTGAGACGAGTGCCGCATCTACGCCTGGCGAACCCGGCCAGCGCTACCACTTCGACTATCCGCGCCTGCGTGCCGATCTCGAACGTGTGCGCGCCGGATTGCAGGACTACCTCACGCCGCCCCGCGCCCAGCCCCGAGATCCGGCAGAGCTGGCGGGCCAATACCGCCTGGAGCCCGGCGCTGCCCACGAAACGGCAGCGGAGGCAAAGGCGGGGGAGCGGCCATGAACAGCGCCCAGCTCATAGCCTTCCAGGCCAACAGCGGCATCACGCCCTCCGTGATGGCGACCGCCCTGGTCGGCGTGGTGTTCGCCGTGCTGCTGCTATGGGGCGTCTGGGCCATCCGCACGGCCTACGTCGGCTGGGCCGAGAACCGCATCAACCAGCGTCAGTTCCTCGGGGTCATCGTGCGCTTCCTGGCGATGTACGTGGTGCTGACTTTTTTCCTCCTCTCCTGACCTGAAGGACGCGACCATGAAGACCCACCTTGATTCCCGCTTTGTTCCCCAGCGCCTTGCCAACCGCATGGTGCTTGCCGCCAGCGTCTTCGCGCTGCCCGCACTGTCGTTCGCCCAGGGTTTGCCCACCCTGGAGAACCCCTCCCGTGGTACGGGCAGCGGCATCATGCAGACGATCCGCAACTACGGCTACGACATCGTGCTGCTGGTTGCGCTGCTCGTGGTGGCCTCCATGTTCGTCGGCGTGTGCTACCACGCCTATGGCACCTACGCGGAAATCCATACCGGCAAGAAGACCTGGGGCCAGTTCGGCCTCACCGTGGCGATTGGCGCGGTGTTGCTGGTGATCGGCATCTGGCTGCTCACCGAAGCGACCGGCATCCTTTGAGGTCGCGGCCATGTCCGAGCATCAGCATGTCCGCGCGGACGGCACGGTGTCCTTCCTGCCGCACCGGCTTAACCGTCATCCGGTGGTCGTGCGCGGTCTGACCGCTGACGAGTTGTGGGTGTGCTGCGGCCTGTCCGCTGCGGTCGGGCTGCTCATCGGCGCACCGCTGTCCTGGGTGTTCTCGACCATTGCCATTGCGCCCACCTGCATCGTGTTTGGCATCGCCCTGGGCGTGTTCGTCGGGGGCGGGATTTTGCGGCGGCACAAGCGCGGCAGGCCCGATACCTGGCTGTATCGGCAGTTGCAGTGGTGGCTGGCGATGCGCCATCCCTTGCTCGCGGGCTGGACGGGCGGGCAGGTGCTGGTCACACGCTCCGGGCGCTGGTCGGTACGGAGGGCCACGCCATGAGCCGCTTCAAGAACGAGGTCACGCACCTGCAGGCCCACATCAAGACGTTGCGCCTGGGCACGGGGGCGCTGTTGGTGGTGGCG
Proteins encoded in this window:
- a CDS encoding integrative conjugative element protein, RAQPRD family → MEHSLRSRAAGRGALILPLLAFAGTVGALPLNAWADTPMQRQELSAALRQVQALERLIETSAASTPGEPGQRYHFDYPRLRADLERVRAGLQDYLTPPRAQPRDPAELAGQYRLEPGAAHETAAEAKAGERP
- a CDS encoding TIGR03758 family integrating conjugative element protein; amino-acid sequence: MNSAQLIAFQANSGITPSVMATALVGVVFAVLLLWGVWAIRTAYVGWAENRINQRQFLGVIVRFLAMYVVLTFFLLS
- a CDS encoding TIGR03745 family integrating conjugative element membrane protein — translated: MKTHLDSRFVPQRLANRMVLAASVFALPALSFAQGLPTLENPSRGTGSGIMQTIRNYGYDIVLLVALLVVASMFVGVCYHAYGTYAEIHTGKKTWGQFGLTVAIGAVLLVIGIWLLTEATGIL
- a CDS encoding TIGR03750 family conjugal transfer protein, producing the protein MSEHQHVRADGTVSFLPHRLNRHPVVVRGLTADELWVCCGLSAAVGLLIGAPLSWVFSTIAIAPTCIVFGIALGVFVGGGILRRHKRGRPDTWLYRQLQWWLAMRHPLLAGWTGGQVLVTRSGRWSVRRATP